In a genomic window of Nostoc sp. UHCC 0870:
- a CDS encoding DUF711 family protein, with protein MKIRTITTGISLDSPQETAKLKIAADFNQQAQVIFAQQGYEVQTTRIATNPWEEYLSGLSQTEIISEIKNLEEFCQNLDISFFNIGYASTPETIDIIPEINKNTSIVYCSSKIVVNFENAKESAKVIKRISQESENGYGNFRFCAGANCPPGIPFFPTSYHVGETSFAIGLELADLVMQAFSEADDIKDAENKLQIILEQEVKQVAAIAEKISAQFAIKFHGIDTSLAPSLDKENSIAFAYEKLLDGKFGNPGTLAISGMLTRVLKSIPVKTCGYSGLMLPVCEDIGLATRANEKTYDITNLLLYSSVCGCGLDTVPIPGDISIEQIAAILIDMTTLAFKLNKPLSARLFPIPNKKAGKMTDFNSPYLVDCQIFAVN; from the coding sequence ACAACAAGGTTACGAAGTCCAAACAACTAGAATTGCTACTAACCCCTGGGAAGAATATCTCTCAGGGTTATCTCAGACTGAAATTATCAGTGAAATAAAAAATTTAGAAGAATTTTGTCAAAATTTAGATATCAGCTTTTTTAATATTGGTTATGCTAGCACTCCTGAAACCATAGATATAATTCCTGAAATCAATAAAAATACATCAATAGTTTACTGTTCAAGTAAAATTGTTGTGAACTTTGAAAACGCCAAAGAATCAGCTAAAGTTATTAAACGCATCTCCCAAGAGAGTGAAAATGGTTATGGTAATTTTCGCTTCTGTGCTGGGGCTAACTGTCCACCTGGTATCCCCTTTTTCCCGACATCGTACCATGTAGGGGAAACATCTTTTGCGATTGGTTTAGAGTTGGCTGATTTGGTAATGCAGGCATTTTCGGAAGCTGATGATATTAAAGATGCTGAAAATAAGCTGCAAATAATTTTAGAGCAAGAAGTTAAACAAGTGGCGGCGATCGCAGAAAAAATATCTGCCCAATTCGCTATAAAATTTCATGGTATAGACACCTCTCTTGCACCATCTTTAGATAAAGAAAATAGTATCGCTTTCGCCTATGAAAAATTACTAGATGGCAAATTTGGCAATCCCGGAACTTTAGCAATTTCTGGAATGCTAACGCGGGTTTTAAAAAGTATACCAGTAAAAACCTGTGGCTATTCTGGCTTAATGCTACCAGTTTGTGAAGATATTGGTTTAGCAACTAGAGCGAATGAGAAAACTTATGATATTACAAATTTATTATTGTATTCATCCGTTTGTGGCTGTGGATTAGATACTGTACCCATTCCTGGGGATATTTCTATAGAACAAATTGCAGCCATATTAATTGATATGACGACTTTAGCGTTTAAACTCAACAAGCCACTATCCGCCAGATTATTTCCTATCCCCAATAAAAAAGCTGGGAAAATGACTGATTTCAATTCCCCCTATCTTGTGGATTGTCAAATATTTGCAGTTAATTGA